The proteins below come from a single Salvelinus fontinalis isolate EN_2023a chromosome 1, ASM2944872v1, whole genome shotgun sequence genomic window:
- the LOC129863671 gene encoding cdc42 effector protein 4-like, with the protein MPILKQLTSNQSKRRSRADLTAEMISAPLGDFRHTMHVGRGGDAFGDTSFLSTRSGEPPKEQVPEVQQSSPGPKPGLLSRTFRSSKRSQSVNRGDMYKNNSLAPPGGSPNFVKNAISLPYLNDEDVVRMGSGQQMPKSVSSSPLKKLPEVDGISKPVNGASAMAMLDLEFDERNFGELTDLPPSHPRGGGMKHAESIMSFHIDLGPSMLGDILSVMEKKGWEEDDLGYEEGKGSEGRGSPPFSPPTTEDEIEDQVDLQPPGRPPRTYPQQKVMADPLYTPRRNYHPHSHLDSCSVSSSGSAALEEKPLHHLQEGDMDSAKYSSRGAGEEDDKDFSFMDEDDDEIRV; encoded by the coding sequence ATGCCTATTCTCAAGCAGCTAACCTCGAACCAGTCCAAGCGTCGCTCCCGGGCTGACCTGACTGCGGAGATGATCAGCGCCCCTCTGGGGGACTTCAGACACACCATGCATGTGGGTCGTGGTGGGGACGCCTTCGGGGACACCTCTTTCCTAAGTACCCGGTCTGGGGAGCCCCCTAAAGAACAAGTTCCAGAGGTCCAGCAGAGCTCCCCTGGACCCAAACCAGGCCTGTTGTCCCGAACCTTCAGGAGCAGCAAGCGCTCCCAGTCGGTGAACCGCGGTGACATGTACAAGAACAACTCGTTGGCGCCCCCCGGTGGCTCGCCAAACTTTGTGAAGAACGCCATCTCCCTGCCCTACCTCAATGATGAGGACGTGGTCAGGATGGGCAGTGGTCAGCAGATGCCCAAGAGTGTCTCCTCCAGCCCTCTGAAGAAGCTGCCCGAGGTCGATGGAATCAGCAAACCAGTCAACGGTGCATCGGCCATGGCGATGCTGGATCTGGAGTTTGACGAGCGTAACTTTGGAGAACTGACTGACCTGCCCCCATCACATCCTCGGGGTGGCGGGATGAAGCACGCAGAGTCCATCATGTCATTCCACATTGACCTGGGACCCTCCATGCTGGGGGACATCCTCAGCGTCATGGAAAAGAAGGGCTGGGAGGAAGACGACCTGGGGTACGAGGAGGGGAAGGGCAGCGAGGGCCGCGGGTCACCCCCTTTTAGCCCTCCCACCACGGAGGATGAGATCGAGGACCAGGTGGATCTACAGCCTCCAGGCAGGCCCCCACGCACCTATCCTCAGCAGAAGGTCATGGCCGACCCCCTCTACACCCCTCGCAGGAACTACCACCCCcacagccacctggacagctgctCCGTGTCCTCCTCCGGCTCTGCCGCTCTTGAGGAGAAACCACTCCACCACCTGCAGGAGGGGGACATGGACAGCGCCAAGTACAGCTCTCGGGGGGCTGGAGAGGAGGACGATAAAGACTTCTCCTTCATGGACGAGGATGATGATGAGATCAGGGTGTAA